The segment GTGGCCATCGACCCGTAACGCGCCTGCGTGTTAGGGTTCGCGCCATCATGTTCACGGGAGTCATCACCGCCATCGTCACGCCGTTTCGCGGTGACGCTGTCGACGAAGAATCATTGCGCAAGCTCTGCGACGATCAGATCGCGAACGGCATCGACGGGATCGTTCCGGTGGGAACCACCGGCGAATCCCCCACCCTGACCTTCGACGAGCACGTCCGGGTCATCAAGGTGGTGGTGGAGGCGGTCAAGAAGCGCGTGCCGGTGATCGCCGGGACCGGCTCGAACTCCACCCGCGAGGCCATCGAGCTGTCGCAAGCGGCGCAAAAAGTGGGCGCCGACGGCTTGCTGCTGGTGACGCCGTACTACAACAAGCCCGGCCAGGAGCATCTGTACCGCCACTTCAAAGCGGTGGTGGACGCGGTTCCTCTGCCGACGGTGGTGTACAACGTCCCCGGCCGCACCGGCTGCGATCTGCTGCCCGACACGATTGCCCGTTTGTGCGATCTTCCGGCGGTGGTCGGAGTGAAGGAAGCCACCGCATCGGCGTTGCGGGCGGCGCAGATCATCGCCAAGGTCGGCGATCGGCTGGCGGTGCTGTCGGGGGACGACGCCACGGCGTTCGCGCTCTACGCGCTCGGTGCCAAGGGCTGCATCTCGGTGGTCAGCAACGTCGCCCCGCGCGACATGAGCGCGATGTGGGACGCCGCGGTGGCTGGCGACTGGAAGAAGGCGCGCGAGCTGCACTACAAGCTGCTGCCGCTGGGCGAAGAGCTTTTCATTGAAGCGAACCCGGTGCCGGTGAAGGCGGCCCTGTCGATGATGGGTCGGATCGCCGACGAGCTGCGCGCGCCGCTTTATCCGCTGGCGCCGGCCAACCGCGAGCGCATCCGCGCGGCGCTGCAGCGCTGCGGGCTGCTCTAGGAGCGGCGTGGTAAACGCGCGCATCGGAGTGCTGGGCGCCGACGGCCGAATGGGCCGGGCCATCGTTCGCGCCATCGCCGCCAACCCGGGCGCGATGCTAGCGGCGGCGGTGGAACGTGCCGGGTCGCCGGCGCTGGGCCAGGACGCCGGCATCGTCGCCGGCGTCGGCGCGCGCGGCGTGCTGATTCAAGAAGGCCTGCCCCACAAGGGCGTGGCCCAGGTGTGGGTCGACTTCTCGGTGCCGGCGGCCAGCCTGACGGCGGCGCAAGCAGCGGCGGCCGGCGGCGTCGCCATGGTGATCGGAACGACCGGTTTTTCGGCGGCGCAGAAGGCCGATCTGGCGGTGGCGGCGCGCGAGGTGCCGATCGTCTTCGCCGCGAATACCTCGGTCGGCGTCAACGTGCTCTTGAAGACCGTCGGCGACGTGGCGCGCGCTCTGGGGCCCGCATACGATCTGGAGATCGTCGAGACCCACCACCGGAACAAGCGCGACGCGCCCTCCGGAACGGCGCTGCGCCTGGCCGAGGCGCTGGCCGAAGCGACCAAGCGTGATCTCGCGGCCACCGCCCGTTACGAACGGCACGGCGAGATCGGCGCGCGCACTGACGGGGAGATCGGGATCCAGGCCATCCGCGGCGGCGACGTGATCGGCGATCACACCGTGTTTTTCCTGGGCAACGGCGAGCGCATCGAAATAACCCACCGGGCCACGTCGCGCGACACCTTCGCCCACGGCGCGGTCCGCGCGGCGCTGTGGGTCGAACGTCAGATGCCCGGCCTCTACGATTTTCGCGACGTTCTCGGTTTGTAGCTAAGATTCGGGGGATGCCTCGTCCTCGCCTTGCTGCGGCCCCCACCGACTTCAGTCAGTTGCCGACGGAGGCTTTGAACCCGCGCGCGCGCCATCTGGACACGATGCAGCCCGAAGAGATCGCGCGGTTGATGCTGAGCGAGGAGATCAAGGCGGTGAAGGCGGCGCACGCGCGCGCCGATTTGATCGGGCGCGCGGCGCGCTTGGTGGCGGGACGACTGGCGGCGGGCGGGCGCCTGGTTTACGCCGGCGCGGGGACGTCGGGACGCCTCGGCACGCTGGACGCCGTCGAGTGCGTGCCGACCTTCGGGGTGCCGCCGTCGCGGGTGGTGCCGATCATCGCCGGCGGGCCGCAGGCCCTGACCCGTTCGGTGGAAGGCGCCGAGGACGAAGGCCGCGAGGCCGAGCAGCGGCTGCGCCGCGCGGCGGTCGGACCGACGGACGCCGTGTGTTGCATCGCCGCTTCCGGCGTCACGCCCTTCGCCCGCGCCGCGCTGGAGTACGCGCGCTTCCGTCGGGCGGCGTCCATCTTTGTCACCTGCGGCGGCGCCGCCTCCACCGCTGCCCTGGCCGACGTGGTGATCGCGCTCGACACCGGGCCGGAGATCATCGCCGGATCGACCCGCCTCAAGGCCGGCACCGCGACCAAGGTGGTGCTGAACGCCATCTCGACGTCGGCCTTCGTGCTGCTGGGGAAAACCTATGGCGGCCTGATGGTCGATGTGCGGCCCACCAACGCCAAGCTGTGGGCGCGGGCCACGCGCATCGTGCGCGCGCTGAGCGGTCTGCCCGACGAAGACGCGCTGAACCTGCTGGAGAAAGCCGGCGGGCGCGCCAAGGTCGCGTTGGTCATGCACCACGCGGAGGTGGGCGCCGCCCGCGCCAAAGAGCTGCTGGTCGAACACAAAGGATCGCTGCGCGCCATCGTCGGCGACATCCCGCTGGGCGCGATCGCACCAGGCGAGGACTAGGGGTGGCCGCGCCCGGCACCGATCCGCTCGCTGCGCTGCTGGCCTTGCGCCAGCGACCGACGCGGCTGGTGGTGGGTTTGCTGTCGGGGACCAGCGCCGATGGAACCGACGCCGCCCTGTGCGAGATCAGTGGCTGTGGCGAGGCCACGCAACTGAAGATGCGCAGCTTCGTGATGACCCCGTTTTCGCGCCCGTTGCGCGAACGCATCTTCCGCCTTTCCGAGGCCGATGCTTCGGAGCTGTGCGACCTGGACGTCCTGCTGGGACAGGCCTTCGCCGACGCCGCGCAGGCCGCCTGCGACGCCGCCCGAACGCCGATCGACGCCGTTGATCTGATCGGCTCGCACGGACAGACGGCCGTGCACCATCCGCGCTCGGCGGGCGCACTGGGTGCCACCTTGCAGATCGGCGAGCCGGCGGTGATCGCCGAGCGCACCGGCCGCCCGGTGATGAGCGATTTCCGCGTGCGTGACGTGGCCGCCGGCGGCGAGGGCGCGCCGCTGGTGCCGCTGGTTGATCATTTGTTGTTTCGCGCCGCCGGAAAAAAACGCGCCCTGCAAAACATCGGCGGCATCGCCAACGTCACGTTGGTGCGCACGCGGCTGGAAGAATTGATCGCCTTCGACAACGGCCCCGGCAACATGCCCCTGGACGCCGTGGCGCGCGCTGCCTCGGGCGGCGCAGAGAGCTTCGACGCCGGCGGCCAGCGCGCGGCGCGCGGCCGGATCGACCGCGGGCTGCTGGACGAATTGAACCGCCATCCGTACCTGAACCAGCGTCCGCCCAAATCAACCGGACGCGAGCTGTTCGGCAAGGACTTCGTCTATCCACTTTTATCGCGCTTCGAAGGCCGGCTTGACGATCTGCTGGCCACCCTGACCCGCTTCTCTGCCGAGGCCATCGCCCGCAGCTACCGTGAGCTCTGCCCCGCCCTGCCCGACGAAGTCTACGTGTCGGGCGGCGGCGCCTTGAACGCCACGCTGATGCGCCACCTCGGCGAGCTGCTGGCGCCGATCCCCGTCGCCACCACCGACGCCCTGGGCGTTGATCCCAAGGCAAAGGAAGCGGTCGCATTCGCCGTGCTGGCCAACGAAACGTTGTTCGGTCACGCCGGCAACGTCCCGTCGGTCACGGGTGCGCGCGGGCCGCGGGTGCTGGGGAAGGTTTCGTTTTAAGAGCGGGAGGGGGTAGCGTCGGTCCTGATCAAACCCTACGGGAAACCAGGAACCGTCATTTGGATGATCTTCGCTGCCGTCGGAGAACCAGACGCCCCATTTCCCACGGCGATCATCGTCTTGCCATCGGGCCCACCAAAAGCCACGTTCGTGCCGTAGTTCTCAGCGGTGTTGATGAGGTTTTTGGCGCAGTCCATACCGATGCCGTCGCCGCCCGGTCCCGCTTGGCTGGTCTTGGTCGTCGGAGTA is part of the Polyangia bacterium genome and harbors:
- the dapA gene encoding 4-hydroxy-tetrahydrodipicolinate synthase, coding for MFTGVITAIVTPFRGDAVDEESLRKLCDDQIANGIDGIVPVGTTGESPTLTFDEHVRVIKVVVEAVKKRVPVIAGTGSNSTREAIELSQAAQKVGADGLLLVTPYYNKPGQEHLYRHFKAVVDAVPLPTVVYNVPGRTGCDLLPDTIARLCDLPAVVGVKEATASALRAAQIIAKVGDRLAVLSGDDATAFALYALGAKGCISVVSNVAPRDMSAMWDAAVAGDWKKARELHYKLLPLGEELFIEANPVPVKAALSMMGRIADELRAPLYPLAPANRERIRAALQRCGLL
- the dapB gene encoding 4-hydroxy-tetrahydrodipicolinate reductase — encoded protein: MVNARIGVLGADGRMGRAIVRAIAANPGAMLAAAVERAGSPALGQDAGIVAGVGARGVLIQEGLPHKGVAQVWVDFSVPAASLTAAQAAAAGGVAMVIGTTGFSAAQKADLAVAAREVPIVFAANTSVGVNVLLKTVGDVARALGPAYDLEIVETHHRNKRDAPSGTALRLAEALAEATKRDLAATARYERHGEIGARTDGEIGIQAIRGGDVIGDHTVFFLGNGERIEITHRATSRDTFAHGAVRAALWVERQMPGLYDFRDVLGL
- a CDS encoding N-acetylmuramic acid 6-phosphate etherase codes for the protein MPRPRLAAAPTDFSQLPTEALNPRARHLDTMQPEEIARLMLSEEIKAVKAAHARADLIGRAARLVAGRLAAGGRLVYAGAGTSGRLGTLDAVECVPTFGVPPSRVVPIIAGGPQALTRSVEGAEDEGREAEQRLRRAAVGPTDAVCCIAASGVTPFARAALEYARFRRAASIFVTCGGAASTAALADVVIALDTGPEIIAGSTRLKAGTATKVVLNAISTSAFVLLGKTYGGLMVDVRPTNAKLWARATRIVRALSGLPDEDALNLLEKAGGRAKVALVMHHAEVGAARAKELLVEHKGSLRAIVGDIPLGAIAPGED
- a CDS encoding anhydro-N-acetylmuramic acid kinase → MAAPGTDPLAALLALRQRPTRLVVGLLSGTSADGTDAALCEISGCGEATQLKMRSFVMTPFSRPLRERIFRLSEADASELCDLDVLLGQAFADAAQAACDAARTPIDAVDLIGSHGQTAVHHPRSAGALGATLQIGEPAVIAERTGRPVMSDFRVRDVAAGGEGAPLVPLVDHLLFRAAGKKRALQNIGGIANVTLVRTRLEELIAFDNGPGNMPLDAVARAASGGAESFDAGGQRAARGRIDRGLLDELNRHPYLNQRPPKSTGRELFGKDFVYPLLSRFEGRLDDLLATLTRFSAEAIARSYRELCPALPDEVYVSGGGALNATLMRHLGELLAPIPVATTDALGVDPKAKEAVAFAVLANETLFGHAGNVPSVTGARGPRVLGKVSF